The genomic interval TACTGTTTTACCTTCTCTTATAAGGTTTGAAATAGCAGGAGTAACAACCATTATTTCCTGAGCAAGAACTCGACCCTTTTTAGTGCCTTCCTGAGATATTTTTGGCAATAAAGTTTGGCTGAATACTCCGACTAAACTGTTTGAGAGCTGAATTCTTATTTGTTGCTGCTGTTCTGCGGGAAAAACGTCTACAATACGGTCAATTGTCTGGGAAGCAGAAGAGGTGTGAAGTGTTCCAAACACAAGGTGTCCGGTTTCTGCTGCGGTTAATGCAAGCGAAATTGTTTCAAGATCCCTCATCTCACCAACCAGAATAATATCGGGATCTTCCCTCAATGCCGCTCTTAGAGCATTGCTGAAACTTCTTGTATCATGACCGAGTTCTCTCTGGTGAATAACACTTCTTTTTGAATAATGCAAAAATTCTATAGGATCTTCAATAGTAATAATATGCTCAACCCTATTTGTATTTACGTAGTCAATCATTGCTGCAAGCGTTGTAGACTTACCGCTACCTGTAGGACCGGTTACGAGAACAAGCCCTCTGGGCTTTTCTGCAAAGTCTTTTACAACTTCAGGCAGTCCTAATTGGTCAAATGAAGGAATATCCGTGGTAATTGTCCTCAAAGCAGCTGCAAAGTGTCCTCTTTCTCTATAAACGTTAATCCTAAAACGCCCTATAGCCTCAACACCATAACTGCAATCGAGTTCCCAGTTTTGTTCAAGTGTTCTTCTTTGTTCGCTTGAAAGCATGCTGTATATTATTTTTTCAACATCATCCTTTGTTAAAGGCGGGTGATCTACCCTGAGTAGTTTCCCGTCAATTCTTATAATTGGAGGTAAACCTACAGAAATGTGCAAATCACTTGCTTTTTTAGCAAATACTAAATTCAATAACTGCTCAATCATAACTTTATAACTCCTCTTTCTCTAACTTTCTTTTTTTATTATTTATTAAATCAATATAACACCACGGACAGTTTCTCATATCATTTGAAATATCGCCACCACAATTTTCACACAATGTATCAGCAATATCATCTATAAGTTTTAAACCACAACATGTACAAGAAATCCAGCCTTCTTGAATTGTACTGCCGCACCTTTTACAGGTTTTTTTAAGTTCGTACTGACAGAAAGGACATTTGTAAAATTCTTCTCCAACAGGTTTTCCACATCCCGGACAAAAAGCCGAAGCTCCTTCTCCTGTAAAAGTAACCCTTATCACCTCATCAATAGTTGTAAGTCCTTCCTTTGCTAGGTTAATACTGTACTCAACAAGAGTTTTCATCCCTGATTGTTGTGCGGCATATCTTAAGATGGCTGTATTTGCACCTTTTGCAATCAAATTACGAAGATCATCATTTATCTTCATAACTTCAAAAGCCCCGATACGCCCTTTGTATCCAGTCCAGTTGCATTTTTCACAACCTTTTCCTTTGTAATAACTTCCATTACCGGAAGTCCCTACTGCATGAGACACACTCGTCTCACTTCCTATACCAAGGAATTTAAGCGTTTTCTCATCAGGATAGTATTCTTCTTTGCAATTAGGACAAATTCTTCTTAATAATCTTTGAGCGATTATGCCTATTGTCGAACTTGAAATCAGGAAGGGTTCAACATCCATTTCCTGCAATCTCATAACAGCGCCCGGTGCATCATTTGTATGAAGCGTTGTAAACACAAGGTGTCCAGTAAGAGCAGCTTCTATTGATATTTTTGCTGTTTCTTTGTCTCTTGTTTCCCCTACAAGCATAATATCAGGATCCTGCCGAAGAAATGCCCTTAATATTTTTGCAAAATCAAGCCCTATTGTTTTGTTTACTTCTGTCTGTGTAATTCCTTGAAGATCGTACTCTATAGGATCTTCAGCCGTGGAAATATTTACTTCGGGGGTATTTCTTTCACTCAAAGCGCTGTAAAGAGTTGTAGTTTTTCCGCTTCCTGTCGGTCCTGTAACAAAAATTATGCCAAAAGGTCTGCTTATCATTTCTTTTACAATGTTTAAGGTTTCCCTGTCGGAAATAATATTATCAAGACCGAGAGAAATGCTTGATTTATCAAGGATTCTCATTACTATTTTTTCACCAAATTTACCCGGCAGCGTAGATACACGAAAATCTATAACTTTATTAGCCATTTTTACTCTAATTCTACCGTCTTGAGGGAGTCTTCTCTCCGCAATATCCAAATCAGACATAATTTTATATCTTGAAACAAGTGCATTTTGAACTTTTTTGGGAATTAATTTATATACGCTTAAAACCCCGTCTTGTCTAAATCTGACCATAAGGTCCTTTTCTCTGGGCTCTATATGAATATCGCTGACACTTCTTTTTATGGCAACGCCCAGAATACTGTTTGCAAGCTGAATAATAGGGGCTTCTTCGGCAGAATCGGTAAGATCTGCAACATCAATATTATCAGGACCGCCTTCTAGAAGGTCTATTCCCATTGAAGAAATAAGTTCATCGGCATTTTGCTCGATTACCAATGTTTTTTCTTCTTCATGCTTTGAGAATTTCAGGGCAATAAACCTGTTAAAATCATCTTCGAGCATAACGGTTTTTTTTATGCTGACGTCTTTAAACTCTCTAAGCCTGTCCTTTATTTCTTTTTCGGCAACTATATTATTAGGATCCACCATCGCAAGAGTAAAAACATTTCCTGATTTTTTCAAAGGCAGAAATTTATTATTTATTATTAACTCTTTGGTAAATAAATTTAATAATTCAAAATCAAACTCTGTAACGGACAAATCCGTAAAAGTTACACCATATTGAATTTCAAGAGCTGCTTTTATCTGAAAATAAAGTTCTTCTCTGTCAATTATTTTCAAGTCGCTAATTGACTCAAGCAAAGTACTTTTTGTTTTTCTTGTATGCTCAATCACCTGACTTAACTGATCTTCAGTTAATATTCCGGCATTTAACAATATATCATTCAAAAAGCTTTTCACTGCTTGCATTTAGCTATTCCTATTCATGATAAATTTTTTCTATTTTAGTAAAATCATCGGAAATTTTAATTAAACCATCCGCAGGAGTTGTAAATGCGGAGATTTCATCATTGAATTTCTGTATTGTAATAACTTCTTCAGAATTAAAAACTGTTATTCTTGTTAATTTCGAGAGCTGCATATTCATTAAAAATACTTTAAGATTTTCAAATAAAGCCGCTGAAATTATCGCCAGTTTTTCGGATTTTTCATCTTTATTTGTTGATTTAACAAGTTTTCCTGAACCATCTGATACCGCAAAGTTTTTTATCTGATTAAGTTCAACAAGAGGAGTCAAATCTGATTCCGAGATTAATTTATTCTCAATAAAACCGCCCAATTCAGTATAATCCACATGCTTAAAGGCTTTGTCACATATTGAAAACAAAAATTCATCATTAGTTTTTATTATGAAATTATTGGAATTTTCTGTTTCAAAATATATTTTTTGCGGATTTTTAAAAGAAATTTGTGCCAGATAATTTTGCAAAGTATGATAAGCTCCGGCAACTAATGCTCCTGTAATATGCATTTTCATTGTCTGATTGCCCGTATACAGAAGTGTTTCAGGAGGACAAAGACTGTTTTGCAGGGAATTTGCTTTCTCGTTATCCTGATTGCTCGCCAGAATAAAACCGCCTTTATCAATCAAGGCAATCTCTTTTATGTGATTAAATTCCTGTTTTAGTTTATTAAATTTTTCATATATTTGTTCCCCGCAAGCAGACGAAAATATATTTGTCTTGCCTTCGGCATTTCCTTCAGCAACGGCTGCGCTTGACTCTATAACTCCTTCAATATCTCTGTTATTGACAAGAAGCTTTCCTATGGCAGCTATCTTGCCTTTAGAGTCATTTTCTTTTGAAACAGGTGCCGAAACAAGCCTTATATCAGTTGGAATAAAATCAAAATATTCATTATCATCTTCTTGAGAGGGCAATGAAGATATTTTATTTTCATGACTAACCTCTTTAAAGTCTATTGAGGGAAGCGATTCAAGCTCAACAATCTCATCAGTTGCTATTAAAATTTTTTCTTTATTTATATCTGTTTCAGTACGGACTTCATCTTCATTTAATCTAAAAAACACTTCCTTACTTTGAGATTCTTGAGTATTTTGACTTTCATTTTTTGCCTGAGGATAAAGTTTTTGATACAAAGACTCCGGTTTTTCCGCGATAGCTTCTTCAATTTTATTTATAATTGGTTTTGTCGGCTCAGCAATTTTGACTCCTTCAAAAGAAATTATTTCAGGCTGAGCAGCCTCAACATTATTTTCAAGTTGTTTTTCGTTTTTATTCTGCACTTTTTTATTTTCTAAAGATTTTTCTTCAAACCTTACAATGCTGATAAGTGTAATAAAACCAAAGAAAAAGCTTAAGGCAGGAGTTAGCGGATTTATTAATATAATAAACTCTGAATTTAAAGAAATAAAAGCGAGATTAAAATACTTTATTCCATAAACAGCAGCAACAAGAACTAATGTGCTAAGAAAAACTCCTGTTATAGAAAGCTGTATTATCTGGATGGTAGTGGCTTTTGGATAAGCTATTAATGCTAAAACCAGATAACCCAGGATAAGTCCTATAATTAAAAGCGGTATCGGCAATCCGAACGGAGAAATATTTATATTTGAAGAACCTACTGACAATGCAACAGCAGCTAAAAAAGCAAACAAAGAAGGAGTATAATTTCTGAATTTTAATTCTTGCATAATATTCTTGACTCCAACAGGCATTAATAACAAGTTTAACTCTTTTTCATCATTTGTGAGATCATCTGCGAAACCCATTCTTTTTGATTTTACATTCATTTTCTGTTTTTTGCAATATTCAAAATTAATTTCTGTAAATACGAAATGCCCTAAAAAACGGCTACAAGCTATATATCTCTCGTCCTTAAAGACAAAATTATAAGTTTAAAAAAGTTAACGAAAAAACTTTAGTATCAATTCCGAATATTTTCTTATAATAAATTTTTAACTTAAACCCTGAATCCAATTAAGTTCTCGCGAAATTTTATCTATGTGATGTTTTAAAAAATTTAGTTGGAAAAATTTATCTTTATTTTCCTGCTTGCCTGCCAGAGTTTCAAGCAACTCTTCAGTGCTTAACAAATGGATTTTGTAATAATTTTTTATCGAATTTATTGTATATTCACGTGAATTTTCATCCAACAAGTCGAGAAGCATAATTTTTATATTTATAAGCTGATTCAAATGAGAGGGAGATTCAATTATTTCCGCAACCATAAGCTCTTTAAAATAATCTTTTCCTTTAGCCGTTATAGAATAAGTAAAACTTTTCTGACCTCCTGAGCTTAATTTTCGTTTTGCGCAAATAAAACCGTTTTTTTCAAGTTTTACTACGGCAGGATGAATTGACCCGAAACTCGCGCTTAAAAATACAGAAAAATTATTTTTTATTTTCTGTTTAATTTTATATATTGTGCACTCACTGCTAAGCAAAATTGCAAGTATAAGAAGTTCTGTCATTTTTTTAATCTTAATAAAAATTAAGTAAATAATAACAGATTATTGATATTAATGCATGGTTTGATATAACCTTTCATTAGATAAAAATTATAATTTTTTATAAAATACCAAAAAGAGTTTTTAATAAAATGTCAATAAAATTTGAATCATTTACAGAAACAACCGAAGACCTCGTTAAAAAAACAGGTATAAAACATGTCGCAATAATTATGGACGGAAACAGAAGATGGGCTCATATGAAGAATCTTCCCTCCGTAGTCGGGCATAATGAAGGTGTAAAAGCACTGAAACAAACTGTTCAGTCCTCTATTGATTTCGGGATAAAATATCTTACGGTTTACGCTTTTTCTACAGAAAACTGGGGCAGAAAAAAAGAAGAAGTTGATTTTTTGATGTTTCTTTTAAAAGAAACTATCAAAAATGAAACTGCCGAATTAAATAAAAAAGGCGTAAGAATAAGAATAATAGGAGATTTAGATCCTTTAAGCGAAGATTTGAAAAAAGTACTTGCAGGTGCAGAAAATCTAACCAAGAACAATGAAACGCTTAATCTTCAAATTGCAATAAATTATGGCGCAAGAAGTGAAATAACAAATGCGATAAAAAATATTGCCTCCAGTGTAAAATCAGGAAATTTAAATCCTGAAAACATAAATGAAGAAGTTATTTCAAGCCATCTTTATACAGCTAATATTCCTGACCCTGATCTTTTAATAAGAACGGGCGGCGAACAAAGAATCAGCAACTATCTTTTATGGCAAATAGCCTATACAGAGCTTTATATAACGGAGGCTTTCTGGCCGGAATTTGGAGAAATCGAACTTTCAAAGGCTGTTATGGAATTTGCAGGACGTCAAAGAAGGTTTGGTAAAGATTAATTTATGACACTAAAGATAAATAAGCTCATTTTTGCAACAAAAAACAAAAATAAACTTGCTGAAGTAACTGACTCTTTGAAAGAAACGGGCGTTTCATTATGCGGAATTGAAGGAGATTTTGATCCGGAAGAAACAGGTTCAACTTTTGAAGAAAATGCCTATATAAAAGCTTTTGAAGCAGCAAAATTAATGAATACACCAGCTTTTGGAGATGATTCGGGACTTGTTGTAGATGCGCTTGACGGTAGACCGGGAGTTTATTCTTCCCGTTATGCCGAAAATGACCTGAAAAGAATTGAAAAACTTCTTGAAGAACTCAAAAATGTTCCTCAAGAAAAACGTACAGCTCGATTTATTTGCGCAATGGTGGTGGTTAATCCTCATGGAGAAATTTTATATTCATGTCAGGGAACTTGCGAAGGAATAATTATAGATTCGCCAAAAGGCACGAAGGGCTTTGGATATGATCCTGTATTTTTTATACCCGAAAAAAACTCTACGATGGCAGAGCTAACAATGGATGAAAAAAATACAGTAAGTCATCGAGGCAAAGCTCTCAAAAAAATTATAGAATGGCTATTGAATAAATAAATAATTTAATTACTGATTAATTTATTGTCGTTGTTTTTAAGCAAAGGACAGATTCTTGACAGTATATTTATTATAATTTGGGGAGCGATTCAAAATGCGGCATTCTTCGCATAAATTTTTAGTTTTTCTGTTTATTACATTAATTATGTTATTTTCTTTACCTGATAAAGCATGTGCCTTTATAGACAAAGAATCTACGCAAAAAATATTTTCTCTGGGAAGAAGTGTAGGGTCGTCCTATTATCACTTGACTGCCCTCTGCGATAAAGCACGATTCAAACCGTATTCGGCCATTAAAAACGAATACGGTGATACTTTTCAAAGTCTTAATCTTATGGATATTATTCTGGATGACCTTGAAACAAATACAAATTCCCATCTACAGCTTAACAAATTAAGAATGAATTTCTATAATTCACTTAATGATAAAGATTTAAATGAAATTTCTATTTTATGCATAAGAGACGCATATATTTTATATTATGAAACTCTGGTAAAAGACATTCAGAGCCGTTTTTCTTCAGAAGAAAGCTGGCTTTTTGCTTTAGGATTCTATTCTTCTTTTCAGATGGAGTCTTTAAATTCTTCTTCCGAATCAAAGCTGCTTCTTTCAGGTTTTTCTAAAATACTTAACTCTAATCCTTTTTTGAACCTTCCTGAGCCGGTTTTAACAAACTTAAAATCAATAAATAATCTTGATAAAACTTATATAAGCGAAAAAGAGCTCAACTGCCTTAAACAAAATATTATCAGGGTTACCGAATATTTTGGCAGTTATCCTGAAAACCAGCAGGCATGCGGAGACAAATCCGTTCAGCCCTTATTAAGAATTAAAGAATTTACAGGTCTCTGGCAAGGAGTTATGGTTGATCCCGAAAATCAAAGACACAAAATAAAATTGATTGTTAATAAAGATATGAATATTAAAATGGATATTGACGGAATTGCCCAGAATATTTTGATTTCTGACGTTAAACTTATAGATAATTATTTCACTTTTATGTTTAAACCCTTTGGCACAGAAAAACTTTATATGAGATTCAACGCAAAAATTTCCAATAATACTTTTACCGGAGAAGTCATTGATGTATTAGGGGAAAAAGGAAACTGGCTCCTTTCAAGAGCTGTTCCAGAAAAACAATAACAAAAATCGGACATCTGTCAGACCTCCGATTTTTTTGTATTAAATATTTGATTAAATTAGGCTGTTAAAGAAAGTTTATTACTGTCGGCAGATGGGTTTAAATCAGCTTTTGCTTTGCCTTGCAACACTAATATATTCAACTTGTTGAAGATACTTTCTTTTTCTACAGTAACACTTTTATTTACAGTTAATTCATTTTGTTTTGCTGTAAGTTTATTTTCTATTGAAGAGATTACGGTTCCTTCATTGCTTATTGCAGCTTCATTTTGACGTTCTTCTTCTTGTTTAGCCAGTATTTTTTGTTCTAATTCGGCTTCTGTTGTTTTTTTAGCTACTATCTGTAGAGCTATTTGAGCTTTTTCAGTTTTTTTAACTTCTAAAGTTGCTTGCAAATTTTTAATTTGAGCATCAATTTGTGCATTAGCCAGAATATCACTAGCCGAGGTAGCCTTTAAAACTTTTTTGGCGGTTAATAGACTAATATTAGTATCAAGAGCACTGATTGCGTTTTCTAATACGCTTGATTTTGTTTCCAGTTCGGCTCTGTCTTGCTCTACAGTTGATTTATTTGATTTAAGTGTATCAATTGCAGCTAGATTATCAGTACTTTTTAGTTCCAGGTTAGTTTTAAATTTTGTTGCGGCAGCTTTTTCTGCACTTACTGATTCTGATTCGCCTCTAAGAGCATTATCTTTATTTAAAGAAGCATCGTAATTTCCTTTTGCTGAATCTGACGAAGTTCCTGTTTTGAAAATTGATCCGCTTTTTTGAGTTCCAGCTCCGGTTTGTTTTTGGCTGCCGCCAAAAATACCAACTTTGTTACTTGTAGCAATAACCGGGTTTTGAGTAATTGAATCATCTCTTTGGATTTGCAAAGATAAATTGTTCACACCACCTACAGACATGTACTTTCTCCTATATTTTACCTACATTTTTACTTTTTAAACTTTATATACTTTATACCCTGTATATATATAAAGTTTAAATACCTCCCTTGATTTCAATTTACAGAAAATATTTAATAAAACGTTACAATAAAAATCCTGCCTCGAAAAAACTCGTCCACTACTAAGTTTCAAGGTTGACCATAAAATGATTTATTAAAAAGCCCCTAATAATTTTATTGAAAAATTTATTAAACAAGGCGCTTGCTAATATACAAAGTATATACTATCAAAAATCTATCTCTCAAAAAGTAGCCTAAAGCGGATAATAAAAGCACGAAAATGTTGTTATACTTTTTAAGATATTTATCAAATTAACTTAAATCTATTTTTTAAATTATTAAAAACTACGGGATGAGAACATGACTAAAACAAGAATTTTAATAGCCATAGATGAACCCGAATGGGCAAAAACAATAGTTCAAACTGCTTATAATTTTATAGACAGAAAAAATTCCGAAGTAACTTTATTAAATGTAATTGAAACAAATATTGCTGAAGAAGGCTATTTTTACAGTAAACCGGAAAAATTTAT from bacterium carries:
- the rdgB gene encoding RdgB/HAM1 family non-canonical purine NTP pyrophosphatase, with the translated sequence MTLKINKLIFATKNKNKLAEVTDSLKETGVSLCGIEGDFDPEETGSTFEENAYIKAFEAAKLMNTPAFGDDSGLVVDALDGRPGVYSSRYAENDLKRIEKLLEELKNVPQEKRTARFICAMVVVNPHGEILYSCQGTCEGIIIDSPKGTKGFGYDPVFFIPEKNSTMAELTMDEKNTVSHRGKALKKIIEWLLNK
- a CDS encoding type IV pilus twitching motility protein PilT, which produces MIEQLLNLVFAKKASDLHISVGLPPIIRIDGKLLRVDHPPLTKDDVEKIIYSMLSSEQRRTLEQNWELDCSYGVEAIGRFRINVYRERGHFAAALRTITTDIPSFDQLGLPEVVKDFAEKPRGLVLVTGPTGSGKSTTLAAMIDYVNTNRVEHIITIEDPIEFLHYSKRSVIHQRELGHDTRSFSNALRAALREDPDIILVGEMRDLETISLALTAAETGHLVFGTLHTSSASQTIDRIVDVFPAEQQQQIRIQLSNSLVGVFSQTLLPKISQEGTKKGRVLAQEIMVVTPAISNLIREGKTVQIYSSIQTGGVHKMQTLEASLKELYGKNLITFEDAMTKSSRPDDLKRMIENTL
- a CDS encoding ATPase, T2SS/T4P/T4SS family — protein: MQAVKSFLNDILLNAGILTEDQLSQVIEHTRKTKSTLLESISDLKIIDREELYFQIKAALEIQYGVTFTDLSVTEFDFELLNLFTKELIINNKFLPLKKSGNVFTLAMVDPNNIVAEKEIKDRLREFKDVSIKKTVMLEDDFNRFIALKFSKHEEEKTLVIEQNADELISSMGIDLLEGGPDNIDVADLTDSAEEAPIIQLANSILGVAIKRSVSDIHIEPREKDLMVRFRQDGVLSVYKLIPKKVQNALVSRYKIMSDLDIAERRLPQDGRIRVKMANKVIDFRVSTLPGKFGEKIVMRILDKSSISLGLDNIISDRETLNIVKEMISRPFGIIFVTGPTGSGKTTTLYSALSERNTPEVNISTAEDPIEYDLQGITQTEVNKTIGLDFAKILRAFLRQDPDIMLVGETRDKETAKISIEAALTGHLVFTTLHTNDAPGAVMRLQEMDVEPFLISSSTIGIIAQRLLRRICPNCKEEYYPDEKTLKFLGIGSETSVSHAVGTSGNGSYYKGKGCEKCNWTGYKGRIGAFEVMKINDDLRNLIAKGANTAILRYAAQQSGMKTLVEYSINLAKEGLTTIDEVIRVTFTGEGASAFCPGCGKPVGEEFYKCPFCQYELKKTCKRCGSTIQEGWISCTCCGLKLIDDIADTLCENCGGDISNDMRNCPWCYIDLINNKKRKLEKEEL
- a CDS encoding PadR family transcriptional regulator; translated protein: MTELLILAILLSSECTIYKIKQKIKNNFSVFLSASFGSIHPAVVKLEKNGFICAKRKLSSGGQKSFTYSITAKGKDYFKELMVAEIIESPSHLNQLINIKIMLLDLLDENSREYTINSIKNYYKIHLLSTEELLETLAGKQENKDKFFQLNFLKHHIDKISRELNWIQGLS
- a CDS encoding isoprenyl transferase yields the protein MSIKFESFTETTEDLVKKTGIKHVAIIMDGNRRWAHMKNLPSVVGHNEGVKALKQTVQSSIDFGIKYLTVYAFSTENWGRKKEEVDFLMFLLKETIKNETAELNKKGVRIRIIGDLDPLSEDLKKVLAGAENLTKNNETLNLQIAINYGARSEITNAIKNIASSVKSGNLNPENINEEVISSHLYTANIPDPDLLIRTGGEQRISNYLLWQIAYTELYITEAFWPEFGEIELSKAVMEFAGRQRRFGKD